The Brachyhypopomus gauderio isolate BG-103 chromosome 2, BGAUD_0.2, whole genome shotgun sequence genome contains a region encoding:
- the daw1 gene encoding dynein assembly factor with WD repeat domains 1: MVTMWTNIFQRKMRLKRLHIRYYPPGIILDYEKGGQLRTRSIDLLDLSPQTDVNDLLMEIRRAEPLVTESRTEQVKVLIQRLQDKLSQPDQRKFCLFKVLQAHILPLTNVAFNKSGSSFITGSYDRTCKVWDTALGEELHTLEGHRNVVYVITFNNPYGDKIATGSFDKTCKLWSAETGKCFYTFRGHTAEIVCLSFNPQSTLVATGSMDTTAKLWNVESGEEVSTLAGHSAEIISLSFNTVGNVLVTGSFDHTVILWDMPSGRRKHTLIGHKGEISSVQFNWDCSLIVTASLDRSCKVWDAESGQCLSTLTGHDDEVLDVCFNYTGQLIATASADGTSRVFNAHTYQCVCKLEGHEGEISKVCFNPQGTCVLTASADRTARVWCVSSGSCLLVLEGHTDEIFTCAFNYEGDTIITGSKDNTCRIWR; encoded by the exons ATGGTAACTATGTGGACAAATATCTTTCAACGGAAAATGAGACTGAAACGACTCCACATACGATATTATCCGCCAG GAATAATCCTCGACTATGAGAAAGGAGGGCAGCTGAGAACGAGGTCCATCGACCTTCTGGACTTGAGCCCACA GACTGACGTGAACGATCTGCTCATGGAGATCAGAAGAGCAGAGCCGCTGGTCACAGAGTCGCGCACGGAGCAGGTGAAGGTGCTGATCCAACGACTACAGGACAAACTCAGTCAGCCGGACCAGCGCAAGTTCTGCCTGTTCAAG GTGCTTCAGGCTCACATTCTGCCTCTGACGAATGTTGCCTTTAATAAATCAGGGTCGAG TTTCATAACTGGGAGCTATGACAGGACGTGTAAAGTATGGGACACAGCATTGGGTGAGGAACTGCACACGCTGGAGGGCCACAGGAATGTTGTCTACGTCATTACATTCAACAACCCCTATGG GGATAAGATAGCAACGGGCTCCTTTGATAAGACCTGCAAGTTATGGAGCGCTGAAACAGGGAAGTGCTTCTATACGTTCAGAGGGCACACAGCAGAAATC GTGTGCCTGAGCTTTAATCCCCAAAGTACCCTCGTTGCCACGGGTAGCATGGATACCACTGCTAAATTATGgaatgtggagagtggtgaggaAGTTTCAACCCTGGCA GGTCACTCTGCTGAGATAATTTCTCTCTCCTTCAACACGGTAGGGAATGTTTTGGTCACAGGCTCCTTCGACCACACAGTCATCCTGTGGGATATGCCTTCAGGCAG gaggaaacacacactcatagggCACAAGGGAGAGATCAGCAGTGTGCAGTTCAACTGGGACTGTTCCCTCATCGTCACGGCCTCTTTGGACAGGAGCTGCAAG GTGTGGGATGCCGAGAGTGGTCAGTGTTTGTCAACTCTGACTGGGCATGATGATGAGGTGTTAGATGTTTGCTTTAACTACACTGGTCAGCTAATCGCCACAGCCTCAGCAGATG gTACATCAAGGGTGTTTAATGCACATAcataccagtgtgtgtgtaagctggaAGGCCATGAAGGAGAAATTTCTAAG gtgtgctTTAACCCCCAAGGGACGTGCGTGTTAACGGCGAGTGCTGACAGGACGGCAcgcgtgtggtgtgtgagctCTGGCTCCTGTCTACTGGTGCTGGAGGGACACACTGATGAGATCTTCACCTGTGCCTTCAACTATGAAGGAGACACCATCATTACAG GCAGTAAGGACAACACCTGTCGGATCTGGCGCTGA
- the slc19a3b gene encoding solute carrier family 19 member 3b — protein sequence MRMRCWEAGQHSSWTCPTALLSLYGFFANCRPAEPFLTPYLLENKNISGHVVTNYLFPIWTYSYLAVLPLVFLMTDLLRYKPLVVLQGLFLVSNYLLLCFAFDLVALTYLQFNFAVVTSTEVAYFSFIYSVIPAEHYQRATAYIRSAMLTGFTFGATAGQMLISLAGVSYFTINAITLGFMGMAFLVSFSLPMPQHGIFFGTGSGTCTSALNEVTEATDHMAGKEMKGAVSRWHSMDWIILTARQMWENLRESYSTKKLVYWCLWWTLATAGYGQVFNYIQLMWDHIAPSSTSSIYNGGVEAVCTLVGAAAALSVGYMRVKWEVWGEFSLGVFSAIGAGCVFLSGLTTNIWLSYTAYIIFKASYMFLITITTFQIAANLSMECYALTFGVNTFVALGLQTVLTAVVVDNTALGLDIVTQFIIYGSCYSAMSLLFLLRGLYVAGSYYYTSGGDSAVSCPSEPADKPCEAEMNI from the exons ATGAGAATGAGGTGCTGGGAGGCTGGGCAGCACTCCAGCTGGACATGCCCCACTGCTTTGCTCTCTTTGTACGGCTTCTTTGCAAACTGCAGACCAGCAGAACCCTTCCTCACACCTTACCTGTTGGAGAACAAAAACATCTCTGGACATGTG GTGACCAATTACCTATTCCCCATATGGACATACTCCTACCTTGCTGTCTTGCCGCTGGTCTTCTTGATGACCGACCTGCTGCGCTACAAGCCTCTCGTTGTCCTGCAGGGCCTCTTCCTGGTCAGCAACTATCTACTGCTGTGTTTTGCCTTCGACTTGGTGGCCCTAACATACCTGCAGTTCAACTTTGCTGTGGTTACTTCTACAGAGGTGGCCTACTTCTCCTTTATCTATAGTGTCATACCAGCTGAACACTACCAACGTGCCACTGCCTACATCCGCAGTGCCATGCTAACCGGTTTTACTTTTGGAGCTACTGCAGGACAGATGTTAATATCTTTAGCTGGTGTGAGCTACTTCACAATCAACGCCATCACACTGGGTTTCATGGGGATGGCCTTCTTGGTGTCCTTTAGTCTTCCAATGCCCCAGCATGGGATATTTTTTGGCACTGGGTCTGGGACATGTACAAGTGCACTGAATGAAGTTACAGAAGCCACAGACCACATGGCTGGCAAGGAGATGAAGGGAGCTGTCAGTCGGTGGCATAGCATGGACTGGATTATACTTACTGCCAGGCAAATGTGGGAGAACCTCAGGGAGTCCTACAGCACCAAAAAGCTGGTTTACTGGTGTCTGTGGTGGACACTGGCTACAGCTGGTTATGGGCAGGTCTTCAACTACATCCAACTCATGTGGGACCACATTGCGCCATCAAGCACATCTTCCATTTATAATGGAGGGGTAGAGGCTGTGTGCACACTTGTGG gtgcAGCTGCAGCACTCTCGGTGGGGTATATGAGAGTGAAGTGGGAGGTTTGGGGTGAGTTTTCTCTGGGCGTTTTCTCTGCTATCGGCGCAGGCTGTGTATTCCTCAGTGGCCTCACTACCAATATCTGGCTCTCCTACACTGCTTATATCATCTTTAAAGCTTCATACATGTTCCTCATTACTATCACCAC GTTTCAGATAGCAGCTAACCTGTCTATGGAGTGTTATGCACTAACTTTCGGCGTAAACACATTTGTTGCCCTCGGTCTCCAGACTGTGTTAACTGCGGTTGTAGTCGATAACACTGCATTGGGGTTGGACATTGTAACTCAG TTCATAATTTACGGCAGCTGCTATAGCGCCATGTCCTTGCTGTTCCTGCTGCGAGGCTTGTACGTGGCTGGCAGCTATTACTACACCTCCGGAGGAGACAGTGCAGTGTCCTGCCCTTCTGAACCAGCGGACAAGCCGTGTGAGGCTGAAATGAACATATAA